One window from the genome of Phycisphaerales bacterium encodes:
- a CDS encoding DUF4159 domain-containing protein, giving the protein MPRLAAPSLLFVLIALLVAGAASPRATAQRPADPVIVTPEGLTDVEIGWAIDAIRDGLYARQNRSGTWEFESGDPSLLHLVTHLTGQTTIAVYALLASGQSYQEPRLQPAIDFLRAQKPDYTYVRSLRAHIWALLPEKFGPLLEDDRNWLLRAYGFDSGSWAYTEIPMESGYDNSLTQYGLLGLWEAAKRNHEIPDRIWKRIEDHYLRTQLVDGGWNYRPQFAEARGSMTAAGLTCLFVTQDFLHADEFIKPGLRDTDQQKAIERGLDWFDQNFAVQRHPGLVFEADQTYLFYYLYGMERVGLASGYKRFGRHDWFRAAAAEVINRLCDPIIDPETGRLAGLTAKANIGSTGMVETPVVQMSFGLMFLAHGRVPIIVSKLRDPSLAWNNRPRDAAHLAAWIGRETEQRLSWQILNMDAPLEEWFDGPMVYLASHEAFDYLSEYNDELQRRGRGDAPRFTKLERLKRYIDLGGLVLTNADAGNQRFTDAVQTLGRKMYPQYEWRELPVDHFVYTLSAPVERPGGLIGLSSGVRELMIHCPKSDFGAALQVNDVNKRRDDFSTLSNVYYYASERGLTAPRLNRKLLLDEKQVTDGVQPLGAPLFTKATIARAVYGGNWNPEPAADELLALRLRTSRSIDLSTIDVPLESVDDSPASAAALLIVRGTSAHAFTQAEGKALKAYIDGGGTVLFEDVGGVSAFGRSAEEFVESLAPGSRFRRPTRHAVITGATLERGVDCTNVSYRLYSLERFGGREPRPRLRALHERNDSEELRVFVSREDLSNALLGQPCWGVSGYTTADAANLMGNLINYGLQRRAGK; this is encoded by the coding sequence ATGCCGCGCCTTGCCGCTCCATCGCTGCTGTTCGTGCTTATTGCGCTGCTCGTCGCCGGCGCCGCGTCGCCGCGCGCCACCGCCCAGCGGCCGGCTGATCCCGTCATCGTCACGCCCGAGGGCCTTACCGACGTCGAGATCGGCTGGGCCATCGACGCCATCCGCGACGGCCTGTACGCCCGGCAGAACCGCTCGGGCACGTGGGAGTTCGAATCCGGCGACCCGTCGCTGCTGCACCTCGTCACCCACCTCACGGGCCAGACGACCATCGCGGTGTACGCCCTGCTCGCGTCGGGGCAGAGTTACCAGGAGCCGCGCCTCCAGCCGGCGATCGACTTCCTCCGGGCCCAGAAGCCCGACTACACCTACGTCCGCTCGCTGCGGGCTCACATCTGGGCCCTGCTGCCCGAGAAGTTCGGCCCGCTGCTGGAAGACGATCGCAACTGGCTCCTGCGCGCCTACGGCTTTGACAGCGGCTCATGGGCGTACACCGAGATCCCCATGGAGTCGGGCTACGACAACTCGCTCACGCAATACGGCTTGCTGGGCCTGTGGGAAGCCGCCAAGCGCAACCACGAGATTCCCGATCGCATCTGGAAGCGCATCGAGGATCATTACCTGCGCACGCAACTCGTGGATGGCGGGTGGAACTATCGCCCGCAGTTCGCCGAGGCGCGCGGCTCGATGACCGCGGCGGGGCTGACGTGCCTGTTCGTCACGCAGGACTTCCTCCACGCCGACGAATTCATCAAGCCCGGCCTGCGCGACACCGACCAGCAGAAGGCGATCGAGCGCGGGCTCGACTGGTTCGACCAGAACTTCGCCGTGCAACGCCACCCCGGCCTCGTGTTCGAAGCCGACCAGACATACCTGTTCTATTACCTCTACGGCATGGAGCGCGTGGGCCTGGCCAGCGGGTACAAGCGCTTCGGCCGGCACGACTGGTTCCGCGCCGCCGCCGCCGAAGTCATCAACCGCCTGTGCGATCCGATCATCGATCCGGAAACGGGCCGGCTGGCCGGCCTGACGGCCAAGGCGAACATCGGCTCGACGGGCATGGTCGAAACGCCGGTCGTGCAGATGTCGTTCGGCCTCATGTTTCTCGCGCATGGCCGCGTGCCGATCATCGTAAGCAAACTGCGCGATCCGTCCCTGGCGTGGAACAATCGGCCGCGCGACGCGGCGCACCTGGCGGCGTGGATCGGCCGCGAAACCGAGCAGCGCCTCAGCTGGCAGATCCTCAACATGGATGCGCCCCTGGAAGAGTGGTTCGACGGGCCGATGGTCTATCTCGCCAGCCACGAAGCGTTTGACTATCTCAGCGAATACAACGATGAACTGCAGCGGCGCGGCCGGGGCGATGCGCCGCGCTTCACCAAGCTCGAGCGGCTCAAGCGATACATCGACCTGGGCGGGCTGGTGCTCACCAACGCCGACGCGGGCAACCAGCGCTTCACCGACGCCGTGCAGACGCTGGGGCGCAAGATGTACCCGCAGTACGAGTGGCGCGAGCTGCCCGTCGATCACTTCGTCTACACGCTCTCGGCGCCGGTCGAGCGGCCCGGCGGGCTCATCGGGTTGAGCAGCGGCGTGCGGGAGCTGATGATCCACTGCCCGAAGTCAGACTTCGGCGCAGCGCTGCAGGTTAATGACGTCAACAAGCGCCGCGACGACTTCAGCACGCTCAGCAACGTCTATTACTATGCCTCCGAGCGCGGCCTCACGGCGCCGCGGCTCAATCGCAAGCTGCTCCTCGACGAAAAGCAGGTGACGGACGGCGTGCAGCCGCTGGGCGCTCCGCTGTTCACGAAAGCGACGATCGCCCGGGCCGTGTACGGCGGCAACTGGAACCCTGAGCCCGCCGCCGATGAATTGCTCGCGCTGCGCCTGCGCACCAGCCGCAGCATCGACCTGAGCACCATCGACGTGCCGCTTGAGAGTGTGGATGATTCACCCGCCAGTGCGGCGGCGCTGCTCATCGTGCGCGGCACGTCGGCGCATGCCTTTACCCAAGCCGAGGGCAAGGCGCTCAAGGCCTATATCGACGGCGGCGGAACGGTTTTGTTTGAAGATGTCGGCGGCGTCTCCGCCTTTGGCCGCAGCGCGGAGGAGTTCGTCGAGTCGCTCGCGCCCGGCTCGCGCTTCCGTCGGCCCACGCGCCACGCGGTGATTACCGGCGCGACGCTCGAGCGCGGCGTGGACTGCACCAACGTCTCGTATCGCCTCTACTCGCTCGAGCGCTTCGGCGGTCGCGAGCCGCGGCCGCGTCTCCGCGCGCTGCACGAGCGCAATGACAGTGAAGAGCTGCGCGTCTTCGTCAGCCGCGAAGACCTGAGCAACGCCCTGCTCGGCCAACCCTGCTGGGGCGTGAGCGGCTACACGACCGCCGACGCGGCGAACCTCATGGGCAACCTCATCAATTACGGCCTGCAGCGGCGCGCGGGGAAGTAA
- a CDS encoding tryptophan synthase subunit alpha translates to MSSNRVESIFAGHRSAGRAALMPFITAGFPDLETTASLIPALERAGASICEIGLPFSDPIADGPVIAASMHEALQRGLRLSHVFETIRAARPHTKMGLVAMVSWSIVQRRGTEAFIKECASAGFDGFVFPDLPLEESDEARALAKSAGLTCSLLIAPTTPAERAEAIARACTGFVYLIARTGITGVRSDAPEIESRVVALRAVTDLPIACGFGIGSADAVRAVTRHADAAIVGSAIVKRLADVREAPVQQRIAVVEEFVRQLAAGLAQPGRVSTGG, encoded by the coding sequence GTGAGCAGCAATCGCGTCGAATCCATCTTCGCCGGGCACCGGAGCGCCGGGCGGGCGGCCCTGATGCCGTTCATCACCGCCGGCTTTCCCGATCTGGAAACTACGGCCTCGCTCATACCCGCGCTCGAACGCGCCGGTGCGAGCATTTGCGAGATCGGACTGCCGTTTTCGGATCCGATTGCCGATGGCCCCGTGATCGCGGCGAGCATGCACGAAGCGCTGCAGCGAGGCCTTCGCCTGTCGCACGTGTTCGAGACGATCCGCGCTGCGCGGCCGCACACCAAGATGGGCCTGGTGGCGATGGTGAGCTGGTCGATCGTGCAGCGGCGCGGAACAGAGGCGTTTATTAAGGAATGCGCATCAGCGGGCTTCGACGGCTTCGTTTTTCCCGATCTGCCCCTGGAGGAATCGGATGAGGCGCGGGCGCTGGCGAAGTCTGCCGGGCTGACGTGCTCGCTGCTCATTGCGCCGACCACGCCGGCCGAGCGTGCTGAGGCGATCGCGCGGGCCTGCACGGGCTTTGTCTATCTGATCGCGAGAACGGGGATCACCGGCGTGCGCTCCGATGCGCCGGAGATTGAATCGCGCGTCGTGGCGCTGCGGGCGGTCACGGACCTGCCCATCGCGTGCGGCTTTGGCATCGGTTCAGCGGATGCGGTGCGCGCGGTGACACGGCACGCCGACGCGGCCATCGTCGGCAGCGCGATCGTCAAGCGGCTCGCCGATGTGCGCGAGGCGCCGGTGCAGCAGCGGATCGCCGTGGTCGAGGAATTCGTGCGCCAACTCGCAGCCGGGCTCGCACAGCCGGGGCGGGTATCCACGGGCGGTTGA
- a CDS encoding phosphatase PAP2 family protein, whose protein sequence is MKPDASPSLRLNPLAAPLLATVVLSLLLLTDAALVRWHASINWPWRLSDLEHLGSAWCNRVVPYAALLVGLAFNRRAMRQLIFALPLQAIIAHLLKWIIGRVRPTHGDSSLLFSPFSLVHGAIPSGHATLVWTVAFVFACQKSRSTALWIVVALFVCWARLQTYAHFPSDLFAGAMIGWMVALLTGQALAKWIETGEFASLRARPSMHWRELILWWMALAAPIGVAVALGERPVSSEPAAARDHVAAFYRDYLGREPDEPGLAAYTRQRLDGLPLLSIARDFLDSDEFRKRLRDLEPPQRVALLYELLLHREPSPQEIARDAPLVEDLSRQRSRLPLLIMRLTWNYAAPREP, encoded by the coding sequence ATGAAACCCGACGCCAGCCCATCGTTGCGCCTCAACCCTCTGGCAGCGCCACTGCTGGCCACGGTTGTTCTTTCGCTCCTGCTGCTGACCGACGCCGCGCTGGTCCGCTGGCACGCCTCGATCAACTGGCCGTGGCGACTGAGCGACCTGGAGCATCTCGGCAGCGCGTGGTGCAATCGCGTCGTGCCCTACGCGGCCCTGCTCGTCGGCCTGGCGTTCAATCGACGCGCGATGCGGCAACTCATCTTCGCCTTGCCGCTGCAGGCGATCATCGCGCATCTGCTCAAGTGGATCATCGGGCGCGTGCGGCCCACACACGGCGACTCATCGCTGCTCTTCTCGCCCTTCTCGCTCGTGCATGGTGCGATCCCATCCGGCCACGCCACGCTCGTCTGGACGGTGGCGTTTGTCTTCGCCTGTCAGAAGTCGCGCTCGACGGCTCTGTGGATCGTGGTGGCGCTGTTCGTCTGCTGGGCCCGGCTGCAGACGTACGCCCACTTTCCCAGCGACCTCTTCGCCGGCGCGATGATCGGCTGGATGGTCGCGCTGCTCACCGGCCAGGCGCTGGCGAAGTGGATCGAGACCGGCGAATTCGCGAGCCTGCGCGCCAGGCCCAGCATGCACTGGCGGGAACTGATCCTGTGGTGGATGGCGCTGGCGGCGCCGATCGGCGTGGCCGTCGCGCTGGGCGAGCGCCCGGTCTCCAGCGAGCCGGCCGCGGCGCGCGACCACGTCGCCGCGTTCTATCGCGATTACCTTGGCCGCGAGCCGGACGAGCCAGGACTCGCCGCGTACACGCGCCAGCGCCTCGATGGTCTCCCACTGCTGTCCATCGCGCGCGACTTCCTCGACAGCGACGAGTTTCGCAAGCGCCTGCGCGACCTCGAGCCGCCGCAGCGCGTCGCCCTGCTCTATGAACTGCTGCTGCACCGCGAACCGTCGCCGCAGGAGATCGCGCGCGATGCCCCGCTCGTCGAGGACCTCTCGCGCCAGCGCAGCCGCCTGCCCCTGCTCATCATGCGCCTGACGTGGAACTACGCGGCGCCCCGCGAGCCGTGA